In the genome of Natronomonas salina, the window GTTGGCCGACAGAGTCGAGGAGACCATCGAGGGGACGAGCTTCTCGTCGACGAGCGACCTCGTCAGGTTCCTGCTCCGCAGCATCGTCATCCAGCACCAGCAGCGGGGCGAGCTGACCGAGGCAGAGTTCGACGAGATAACCGACCAGCTCCAGGACCTCGGCTACCTGGAGTGAGCGCGCCGGGAGGCTACGAGGGGTCCTCGAGGCTCCCGTGCGGCGGCTCGGCGTCGACCGTCTCGAAGGGGAGTTCCTCGCCGGAGCGGTCGAAGGCCGCGACGCTGTCGTCGTCGTACGGCGGGATGGCGACGAAGACGACCTCGTGGAGGT includes:
- a CDS encoding ribbon-helix-helix domain-containing protein, with the translated sequence MTDYTTVSIPKELADRVEETIEGTSFSSTSDLVRFLLRSIVIQHQQRGELTEAEFDEITDQLQDLGYLE